In Nodosilinea sp. PGN35, the genomic stretch TTAACGTTCACACGCTCCCCCGCTCAACATTCACACGTTCCCACGTTCCCACGTTCCCACGTTCCCACGCTCCCCCGCTCCCCCGCTCCCCCCTACGACCCATGCTGCCAAGACTGATTCGCCCAGCGCAAAGCCGCATCGAGCAAGTAGCCAATCAGGCCGATGATCAAAATCACCGCCATCAGCTCTGAATAGGCGAGGCGATCGCGAGTATCTAAAATGTAGTAGCCCAGCCCCGCCCGCACCCCCAGCATCTCCGCCGGTACCAGCACAATCCAGATGATGCCCACCGCCAGCCGCAGCCCGGTGAGCAGATGGGGAATGGTGGCGGGCACAATCACCCGACTCACCGTTTCCCAGCGGGTGGCGCAGAGACTGCGCGACAGCAGCAGCCAGCGGCGATCGACCGAGGCCACCCCCGCCGCCGCATTCAAGATCAGGGGCCAAACGGCGGCCACCGTCAGCAAAAAGTACACCGGCCAGTCGCCAATGCCAAACACCATCACCGCCACCGGCATCCACGACACCGGCGAGATCATGCGCAAAAACTGAAACAGCACCGAGGTCGCCTCTTCTACCTGCCGCGACAGGCCAATCAGCAGCCCCAGGGGAATGCCGATCAGCGTGGCGGCACATAGACCCACCACCACCCGCCGCAGACTGGCCCAGATGTGGGGAAAGATCGCCCCCGAGGTGACCATCTGTGCGATCGCCCCAAAGGTGCGCTCTGGCGAAAAGTCGCCAATCACACCGCTGTGCCACAGCGGTGTAGTCGCCACCCACCAGATCAGCAGGGTGCCGAGCAGGCCCCAGAGGGAGATGGGGATGGGGAGGGTGCGGTGGCGAGGTGGAGAGGTGGTGAGGGACATGGGGAGTGGGGGAGTGAGGGGGTAGGGGGTTCTGGTTCCCCTCTTGGGAGGGGCTAGGGGTGGGTCTGGGAGGATTTTGGATTGGTGATTTTGGATTTTAGAAAGATGTGTAGGGGCAGACCTACGTGTCTGCCCTGGGAGGATTTTGGATTGGTGATTTTGGATTTGGGGAGGGTAGCCGGTTAGGGGCAGGCCTACATGTCTGCCCTCTAGATGCCGTAGGGTGGGCACTGCCCACCACAATCCAGCGCCCTACCCCTACCCCCCACCGCTTACGACTAGGCTCGCGAAAAATGCCTCAGGCTTGCCACCTGGAAGCTCTCTTCGCGCTGCAAAGAATCGGGCAGGCCAAAGACCTGGGGACCGCCGACGGCCTGGAGGGCGTTCCTGACGAAGGAGTCATCCACCAGGTCGCGGGCTACTTCGGCGGGCTGGAGACCTTGCAAAAAGCTGTTGTTGCCCTCCACCTGGGTTTGCTGGAGCAGGCGCACCAGCTCTTCGGTGTAGGAGGGGAAGGGGTAAGGCTGAAAGTCGATGCGCTGGGAGCCCCAGTCGGCGTGTTTGACCGCCCCCTGCTGGGCGTAGGTGTCGGCATCGAAGCCGGTGAGCACCTTTTGCAATACCGCTTCGGGGTGGGGGGTGTAGGGGCCGCCGTCCTTGGAGAGCAGTGTGGCGGTCTCGGCCCGGTGGTCGCGAATCCACAGCTGGGATTTGACCACGGCATTGACCACGCCCTGGGCCCAGGCGGGGCGCTGGTTGAGGTCGTCTTCGTGCAAAAAGACGACACAGCAGGCGTGGTTTTTCCACACATCGCCGGTAAAGCGCAGCACCTTGCCATTGCCCGAGGCTTCCCCAGCGGCGTTGAAGGGCTCGGCCACGATGTAGCCCGCAATGCTCTGGTTCGCCAGGGCCGACACCATCTCAGGGGGCGGCATCACCACCAGGTTCACCTCGTTGGGCTGGAGGGCTGCGCCGGTCGAGCGGGTCACCACCGTGAGCCCTGCCTGCCCCAGCAGTTGTTGCAGCACCACGTTGTGAATGGAATACCAGAAGGGTACGGCGATCACCTGGCCCCCCAGATCGCTGACCTCGTTGATGTCGGGCCGCACCGTCAGGGCGGAGCCGTCCACGTGGTTCCAGGCGACGACTTTGCCCGGCACCTGTTGGGCACCGTAGCGCAGCCACACGGTAATTGGGCTGAGCAGATGCACCACGTTGACCTGGCGGGCCAAAAAGGCCTCCACAATGTCGGCCCAGGAACGAAACAGAACAGGCTGCTCGGTGGTGAGGCCTTCGGCTTCGTAGAGCTGGTTGGCGTGGGCCACCAGCAGGGGCGAGGCATCGAGAATGGGCAGGTAGCCAATTTTGACGGGCTGGCTGAGATCCCCAGCGGCGGCGGTCTCGGTTCCTGGGGCGTTCTCGGCGGTGGAGTTGGAGGTTGACGCCTGGGGGCCGCAGCCTCCGGCCAGGGCGCTGAGGGCGGCAGAGCCGGAAAACAGGGAGGCGAGTTTGAGAAAATCGCGGCGGTTGAGGCCGCAGCAGGCGCATAGGGAGGTTTTCATGGGTAATGGGTAGGGGGTGAATGGGTGGATGGGCGTAGGGGCAGACCCATGTGTCTGCCCTAGCAGGGGTGGATGGGCGTAGGGGCAGACCCATGGGTCTGCCCTAGCAGGGGTGGATGGGTAGGAAATTAGGAGGTGGTTTTGGCCATCACCTCGGAGAGGGCGGTGAAGATTTCGGCGCGCAGGGCCATCAGGTCTTCGGTGTGGCGCATCCGGGGCTGGGGGGCGGTGATGGCCCACTCGCGATGGATGCGGCCCGGGTGGCGACTCATCAGCAGAATGCGATCGCCCAGCAGCAGGGCCTCATCGAGGTCGTGGGTGACCAGCAGGGCGGTGCAGTGGCGCTGGGCAATAATCCCCAGTAAAAGCTGCTGCATTTCCAACCGGGTGATGGCGTCGAGGGCACCGAAGGGTTCGTCCATCAGCAGCAGATGCGGGTCGCGGGCAATGGTGCGGGCGATCGCGGCTCGTTGGGCCATCCCCCCCGAGAGCTGGTGGGGATAGGCGCGGTGAAATTTCTCCAGCCCCACGCTGAGCAGGGCTCGGTCGATGCGGCTGCGCAGCTCGGGGCGCGACAGGCGACGCATGTGGCTGAGCTGTAGACCCAGGGCCACATTGTGCTGCACCGTCAGCCAGGGCAACAGGGCCGCCTCTTGAAAGATCAGCCCAATGCGCGGGTCGGGGGCCTGAATGCGCTGCCCGTGGAGGTAAATGCACCCCCGGTCGGCGGGTTGTAGCCCGGCAATGGTAGAGAGCAGCGACGATTTGCCGCAGCCGCTGGCCCCCAGGAGACAGACAATTTCCCCTGGCTGCACCGTCAGGTGAATACCATCCAAGACGGTGAACGGCCCCTGGGCGGTGACGTAGTGCTTGGCGAGATCATCTACCACTAGTAGAGCGGCGCGATCGGGCGATGCCCTCACATGGCCCTGGGCCGCAGGGGGCGAAGACGGATGCAATCTACTGTTCATGGAACAAACTCGCTCCAGTTATGGGGTAGCAGGCAGATCGTGCAAGACTTTCTTCAAATGCTTGAGCGCCGGGGTGACCATGGCCACAAAGTAGGCTTCGCGCAGGCGGCGCTCGATCGCCCCCCCGTGCAGATAGCTTCTCGCCCCGGCGTGGAGCATGTCGGCCTGAGCGGCCCGCAGCGATAGTTCTGAAGCAGCGGCGCGGGCCAGCACCACCCGACGAAAGAAGCCGGGCGCTGCGTACGGGGGGCGGGCGCTGAGGGTGTCGGCCAGGGCGTAGGTCTGCGATCGCAGCGCCTCCAGGTCTGCCTCCAGCCGCTCCACCGAATCGTCCAGGTAGCCATTCACATGGCCGTAGCGCTGGTTAGAGCGCTTCATGCTGTTGACACAGGCCTGGGTCAGCCCCAGCCCCATACCCACCTGGGCCAGCACAAAGCCCGGCTTAATGCGGTTGATGTAGTCGGCGCAGGGGGCGGCCAAGATCCACTCATCCGGCACAAATACCTGACGCAGCTGGCAGCTGAAGGTGTTGCTCCCCTCCAGGGCAATGAAGTGGGCCGTCGATTTGAGGGTGAGACCGGGCAGACGGTCAGAGACGATCGCCATTAGGTAGTCATCGCTGTCGGCAATTTTGGCCACCACCGCAAAGTAGTGACCCGGCCCCAGATTGGAGACCCAGGGCAGCAGCCCGTCGATCACATACCCCCCCGCTCGCCGCTCAGCCACCAGGGCAATCTTTTCGATGTCTGCGAAATGCTTCATCGGGTTCGACAGCCCCGTCCCCGCCAGCACCGCCCCGGTGGCAATCTGGGGCAGCAGCAGCTCCCGCAGCGCCTCACTGTCTGAGTTTTGGGCGTACCACACGCAGGCGATGTGGCACCAGGTGATAAACCCCGTGCACATGCAGGTCTGAGACACCGCCTCCACCACCTGCACCGCCGCCCGAAACCCCTGACCCTCACCGCCAAAGGCCGGCGTCACGGTTTGGCCAAAGCCCCCCAGAGCCCCCAGCCGGTGCATAAACTCGCCGGGGTACACCCCCTCCTGGTCAATGGCGGGTACCAGGGGGGCCAGGTGCTGGGCGATCGCCGCTTTAGTCACCTCCAGGTCGAA encodes the following:
- a CDS encoding acyl-CoA dehydrogenase family protein gives rise to the protein MQPPTLLDRPISPTVPFDLEVTKAAIAQHLAPLVPAIDQEGVYPGEFMHRLGALGGFGQTVTPAFGGEGQGFRAAVQVVEAVSQTCMCTGFITWCHIACVWYAQNSDSEALRELLLPQIATGAVLAGTGLSNPMKHFADIEKIALVAERRAGGYVIDGLLPWVSNLGPGHYFAVVAKIADSDDYLMAIVSDRLPGLTLKSTAHFIALEGSNTFSCQLRQVFVPDEWILAAPCADYINRIKPGFVLAQVGMGLGLTQACVNSMKRSNQRYGHVNGYLDDSVERLEADLEALRSQTYALADTLSARPPYAAPGFFRRVVLARAAASELSLRAAQADMLHAGARSYLHGGAIERRLREAYFVAMVTPALKHLKKVLHDLPATP
- a CDS encoding ABC transporter permease is translated as MSLTTSPPRHRTLPIPISLWGLLGTLLIWWVATTPLWHSGVIGDFSPERTFGAIAQMVTSGAIFPHIWASLRRVVVGLCAATLIGIPLGLLIGLSRQVEEATSVLFQFLRMISPVSWMPVAVMVFGIGDWPVYFLLTVAAVWPLILNAAAGVASVDRRWLLLSRSLCATRWETVSRVIVPATIPHLLTGLRLAVGIIWIVLVPAEMLGVRAGLGYYILDTRDRLAYSELMAVILIIGLIGYLLDAALRWANQSWQHGS
- a CDS encoding ABC transporter substrate-binding protein, with the translated sequence MKTSLCACCGLNRRDFLKLASLFSGSAALSALAGGCGPQASTSNSTAENAPGTETAAAGDLSQPVKIGYLPILDASPLLVAHANQLYEAEGLTTEQPVLFRSWADIVEAFLARQVNVVHLLSPITVWLRYGAQQVPGKVVAWNHVDGSALTVRPDINEVSDLGGQVIAVPFWYSIHNVVLQQLLGQAGLTVVTRSTGAALQPNEVNLVVMPPPEMVSALANQSIAGYIVAEPFNAAGEASGNGKVLRFTGDVWKNHACCVVFLHEDDLNQRPAWAQGVVNAVVKSQLWIRDHRAETATLLSKDGGPYTPHPEAVLQKVLTGFDADTYAQQGAVKHADWGSQRIDFQPYPFPSYTEELVRLLQQTQVEGNNSFLQGLQPAEVARDLVDDSFVRNALQAVGGPQVFGLPDSLQREESFQVASLRHFSRA
- a CDS encoding ABC transporter ATP-binding protein; the protein is MNSRLHPSSPPAAQGHVRASPDRAALLVVDDLAKHYVTAQGPFTVLDGIHLTVQPGEIVCLLGASGCGKSSLLSTIAGLQPADRGCIYLHGQRIQAPDPRIGLIFQEAALLPWLTVQHNVALGLQLSHMRRLSRPELRSRIDRALLSVGLEKFHRAYPHQLSGGMAQRAAIARTIARDPHLLLMDEPFGALDAITRLEMQQLLLGIIAQRHCTALLVTHDLDEALLLGDRILLMSRHPGRIHREWAITAPQPRMRHTEDLMALRAEIFTALSEVMAKTTS